Proteins encoded together in one Terriglobus saanensis SP1PR4 window:
- a CDS encoding TonB-dependent receptor: MRKMFRVDVLMFLAGLFIILCTLHSSAGAQVVGATVSGKLEDSSGGVIVGAKVTLTNISQGVARSLATNRSGEYSAPNLVPGPYEIHVEANGFRTELRKGVSLSVGEQSTINFTLQVASADQTVVVEDTGSSVELGNSAISTVVEGSTIRELPLNGRDWTQIATLQPGTASVRSQPAAGNPSSRGNRGFGQQLTIAGSRPQLNSYRLDGINVNDYANSTPGSTAGLTLGADAIGEFSIISSNYSASYGLSAGAVINAITRAGTNQIHGSVYEFVRNNVFDSRNYFDQSKLPLHRNQFGATAGGPIVKNRTFLFGNYEGFRNVSSSTSVANVPTVQARTGALVTAAPVTVDASIKPYLPLWALPNGIITGDTGQYVFPAKQVTPENFFTVRGDQIFSAKDSLYVTYLWDKGSTVQPDVVNVNQQQSTTKRQMLSISENHVFSNSFYNSFRMGANYETASSLVKIPGANPLGSDASLGPAPGLSAPLISVTSLTGFTGGVIGGSSVHYGFSTPQFTDDAFLIKGKHSLKFGFLYQRIYSNMTFSNYNYGNFSFTSLPNFLTNKPSTGTVTTTNPVPINLRQNVFGAYGEDTWRVTRNLNVTVGLRYEPASVLTAENGRLANIRDLTSTTQFLGDPLFQNPTRKNFSPRVGFSYSPDFSHGKTNISGGYGIFDVLPLTWEFNLQLGQQAPYQINLSSSTLPSGSANPFPTTAWNYIRNGAGTAKPTVAYIQYNPPRNYMQQYNLALQQELPAKMSFKVGYVGSHGVHQGLTTSDANVPQPVVNTPGSLVFPCGTATVVNISCLASSNATKKPNQAFGTIYGSGWFSDSSYSGLLVELKQRIGKSLQWQGSFTWQKSVDGSSSITSGTPYSNSVNGFLFHQLRGVSDFNIPLVFVANAVWTSPDLIKSHNFASYLVNGWQIGGIYQISSGSPFTVVIGGDTLGLGNSSPLDFPDRVTGTGCSGGNPVNKGNWAKYINQSCFAVPVNTTGIAGTRFGNEQRNSVSGPSFNELDFSLVKNFALTRIREGSAFQFRAEAFNLPNHPNLAPPLSNNSLTLSGSAFTTASSFGQITSTAGSSRQLQLAAKLLF; the protein is encoded by the coding sequence ATGCGAAAGATGTTTCGAGTCGATGTTCTGATGTTCTTAGCAGGACTATTCATAATCCTATGTACTTTGCATTCGTCAGCTGGTGCTCAAGTGGTGGGCGCCACGGTCTCCGGAAAATTGGAAGACTCTAGTGGCGGCGTCATCGTGGGTGCAAAGGTCACTCTCACAAATATCTCTCAGGGCGTCGCACGCTCACTGGCTACGAATCGCTCCGGTGAGTACTCGGCGCCCAATCTCGTTCCAGGCCCTTACGAAATTCATGTGGAGGCGAACGGCTTTCGTACCGAACTCCGAAAGGGTGTCTCCCTCAGCGTAGGCGAGCAATCGACGATCAACTTCACGCTGCAAGTTGCTTCGGCAGATCAAACCGTTGTGGTTGAAGACACTGGTTCCAGCGTGGAACTCGGCAACTCGGCGATCAGCACCGTGGTGGAGGGCTCGACGATTCGGGAACTGCCTCTGAACGGCCGTGACTGGACGCAGATCGCAACCTTGCAGCCCGGAACAGCCTCTGTGCGCAGCCAGCCAGCGGCGGGCAATCCCAGCAGCCGCGGCAATCGCGGATTCGGTCAACAACTTACCATTGCTGGCAGCCGTCCTCAGTTGAACAGCTATCGACTGGACGGTATCAACGTGAACGATTATGCCAACTCGACGCCTGGTAGCACGGCAGGACTTACGCTGGGTGCAGATGCGATCGGCGAGTTCTCGATCATCTCCAGTAATTACTCCGCCTCCTATGGCCTTTCGGCTGGCGCTGTCATCAACGCCATCACGCGGGCAGGCACCAATCAGATCCATGGCTCGGTGTATGAATTCGTTCGGAACAATGTCTTCGATTCTAGAAACTACTTCGATCAGTCGAAACTGCCCTTGCACCGGAACCAATTCGGAGCCACTGCAGGCGGCCCCATCGTGAAGAATCGTACCTTTCTGTTCGGGAATTACGAAGGTTTCCGCAATGTGAGCAGCTCAACGTCCGTCGCGAATGTACCTACGGTCCAGGCGCGCACCGGTGCGCTGGTGACCGCTGCTCCAGTAACGGTGGATGCCTCCATCAAACCCTACTTGCCCCTTTGGGCCCTCCCGAACGGCATCATTACGGGCGACACAGGTCAGTACGTTTTCCCGGCAAAGCAAGTCACGCCCGAAAACTTCTTCACGGTTCGCGGAGATCAGATCTTTTCTGCGAAGGATTCTTTATACGTGACCTATCTCTGGGACAAAGGCTCAACGGTACAGCCCGATGTTGTGAATGTGAACCAGCAGCAGAGCACAACCAAGCGGCAGATGCTTTCGATCTCAGAGAATCATGTGTTCTCTAACTCGTTCTATAACTCGTTCCGCATGGGCGCAAACTACGAAACCGCCTCGTCGCTCGTGAAGATTCCAGGAGCGAACCCTCTCGGCTCCGACGCGAGCCTGGGGCCTGCCCCGGGTCTTAGTGCTCCCCTGATCAGCGTCACCTCACTCACCGGTTTCACTGGAGGAGTCATCGGTGGTTCCTCGGTGCATTACGGATTCAGCACACCACAGTTCACCGACGACGCGTTCCTAATCAAGGGTAAGCACTCCTTGAAATTCGGCTTCCTGTACCAGCGAATTTATTCGAACATGACCTTCTCCAACTATAACTACGGGAACTTCAGCTTTACTTCGCTCCCTAATTTTCTTACCAACAAGCCTTCTACTGGAACAGTGACGACAACCAATCCGGTGCCAATCAATCTTCGCCAGAACGTATTCGGTGCCTATGGAGAGGACACCTGGCGGGTGACTCGTAACCTGAATGTCACCGTAGGTCTGCGCTACGAGCCAGCGAGCGTGCTGACTGCAGAGAATGGACGTCTAGCCAACATCCGCGATCTCACCAGCACCACACAGTTCCTGGGGGACCCGCTCTTCCAGAATCCAACCCGCAAAAACTTCTCTCCTAGAGTTGGCTTCTCTTATAGTCCTGATTTCTCCCACGGTAAGACGAACATCAGCGGTGGCTACGGCATCTTTGATGTGCTCCCGCTTACCTGGGAGTTCAATCTGCAACTTGGTCAGCAGGCTCCCTATCAGATCAATCTAAGCAGTTCCACATTGCCTTCGGGGTCAGCCAATCCATTCCCAACCACCGCCTGGAACTACATCCGCAACGGAGCCGGGACAGCCAAGCCGACCGTTGCCTACATTCAATACAATCCGCCTCGGAACTACATGCAGCAGTACAACCTGGCCCTTCAACAGGAATTGCCAGCCAAGATGAGCTTCAAGGTAGGTTATGTCGGCTCGCATGGAGTTCATCAGGGACTGACCACGTCGGATGCGAATGTACCGCAGCCAGTAGTGAATACACCAGGGAGCCTTGTCTTTCCATGCGGGACCGCAACCGTTGTCAATATCAGCTGTCTGGCGTCATCGAATGCGACTAAGAAGCCGAATCAGGCCTTCGGAACCATCTATGGAAGTGGATGGTTCTCGGACAGCAGCTACAGCGGTCTGCTGGTCGAATTGAAGCAGCGCATCGGCAAAAGTCTGCAGTGGCAAGGCTCCTTCACTTGGCAGAAGAGCGTCGATGGTAGCTCGTCGATCACCTCCGGCACTCCATATTCCAACTCGGTGAATGGGTTCCTCTTCCATCAACTTCGGGGCGTGTCCGACTTCAATATCCCTCTGGTCTTCGTTGCGAATGCGGTCTGGACATCGCCCGATCTCATCAAGAGCCATAACTTTGCTTCCTACTTAGTCAACGGTTGGCAGATTGGTGGCATCTACCAGATCTCGTCTGGATCCCCGTTCACCGTCGTCATAGGTGGTGACACACTCGGCCTGGGAAACAGTTCGCCTCTTGATTTTCCAGACCGTGTTACGGGCACTGGGTGTAGCGGCGGCAACCCGGTCAACAAGGGGAACTGGGCCAAGTACATTAATCAGTCGTGTTTCGCCGTACCGGTAAACACTACAGGGATTGCAGGCACGCGGTTTGGCAACGAGCAGCGCAACTCTGTATCAGGGCCTTCCTTTAACGAACTGGACTTCTCGCTGGTGAAAAACTTCGCGTTGACCCGGATCCGAGAAGGATCTGCGTTCCAATTCCGCGCCGAGGCATTCAATCTCCCCAACCACCCTAACCTTGCCCCTCCGCTTTCGAATAACTCCCTGACATTGTCTGGATCGGCGTTCACGACCGCGTCGAGCTTTGGACAAATAACAAGTACAGCCGGATCATCGCGCCAGCTTCAACTAGCAGCAAAACTGCTCTTCTAG
- a CDS encoding ornithine cyclodeaminase, which yields MAKVYSRALIEALLDPQDVIVAMEEAFVAYSRGEAVVPPVGEMLFKDPPGDCHIKYGYLKHGTTFTIKVATGFWNNPGLGLPSSNGVVLVFSRLTGELLVILQDEGYLTNVRTAAAGAVAAKYLAPSPIECIGMVGAGIQAKLQLEYLRSITSCRKVKLWARSNDRARAFHVDGFEIEVCPTVKDVARNSQLIITTTASTEALLFAGDVSPGTHITAVGADGGEKQELDPQLFALAKLRIVDSRSQCSAYGDSSFALARNLIAIHDLTEIGEMIENETLRRQNRQDITIADLTGVAVQDIAIASRVLAAFENNQQ from the coding sequence ATGGCAAAAGTCTATTCACGTGCCCTGATCGAGGCGCTGCTTGACCCGCAAGATGTCATCGTTGCGATGGAGGAAGCATTCGTTGCGTACTCTCGTGGAGAGGCCGTTGTGCCCCCTGTCGGAGAAATGCTGTTCAAAGATCCCCCGGGCGATTGCCACATCAAATATGGCTATCTGAAGCATGGAACTACCTTTACGATTAAGGTAGCCACGGGCTTTTGGAATAACCCCGGACTTGGTCTTCCTTCGAGTAACGGAGTGGTTCTGGTCTTTAGCCGCCTGACGGGGGAGCTGCTCGTAATTCTTCAGGACGAAGGCTACCTCACGAATGTTCGCACCGCTGCCGCAGGTGCGGTGGCAGCAAAATATCTTGCGCCTTCTCCTATCGAATGTATTGGAATGGTTGGCGCTGGCATTCAGGCAAAGCTTCAACTCGAATATCTACGCAGTATCACTTCCTGCCGCAAAGTAAAACTTTGGGCGAGATCTAATGACCGAGCGCGCGCCTTCCATGTAGATGGGTTCGAGATTGAGGTCTGTCCCACGGTGAAGGACGTTGCGAGAAACTCGCAATTGATCATCACTACAACGGCATCCACGGAGGCCCTTCTTTTTGCTGGCGATGTATCGCCGGGAACACATATCACTGCGGTCGGCGCCGACGGTGGCGAAAAGCAGGAACTGGACCCACAGTTGTTCGCTCTGGCAAAACTCCGCATCGTGGATAGTCGGAGCCAATGCTCGGCCTATGGAGATTCTTCGTTTGCTCTGGCGCGCAATTTGATCGCGATCCATGACCTGACGGAGATAGGCGAGATGATTGAAAATGAAACTCTGCGTCGCCAGAACAGACAGGATATTACGATCGCGGACCTTACCGGCGTAGCTGTGCAGGACATAGCGATCGCGAGTCGCGTTCTTGCAGCATTTGAAAACAACCAGCAATGA
- a CDS encoding threonine/serine dehydratase, with the protein MATVDPTLDLGRESRGLRVVEAYNRIKDSVVRTEIEDISNLFSGSNAKVFAKLENLQETGSFKLRGATNRILCLTDDERVKGVTTASNGNHGLGIASAAKQAGVSAEVFVSMPVGPEKTTRIEGYGTRIRRVGAGPLDAELAAREHASESGRIFISPYNNWDVLAGQGTVAVELLEQIPDLDAVFVTVGGGGLIGGIGSYLKYASPRTEVVGCWPEGSRVLYESLKAGHILSMEEKDTLSESTTGGVEEGSITFEVARSVVDSMVLVTEEEILNAMRLAYREKNWIIEGAAAVALAAFIKTVENYAGKTVAIVICGGNLSARARKAI; encoded by the coding sequence ATGGCAACAGTAGATCCAACATTGGACCTTGGCAGGGAATCCCGTGGCCTTCGAGTGGTCGAGGCGTATAACCGCATCAAGGATTCGGTCGTACGCACCGAAATCGAAGATATCTCTAACCTGTTTTCGGGAAGCAACGCGAAAGTATTTGCAAAGCTGGAGAACCTCCAGGAGACGGGTTCTTTCAAACTACGTGGAGCCACCAATAGGATCTTGTGCCTCACTGACGATGAGAGAGTCAAGGGAGTGACGACGGCATCGAATGGAAACCACGGCCTGGGTATTGCCTCTGCAGCGAAACAAGCAGGCGTTTCGGCTGAAGTATTTGTTTCAATGCCGGTTGGACCGGAGAAGACAACGCGGATCGAAGGGTATGGCACGCGTATTCGCCGTGTGGGCGCGGGGCCTTTAGATGCAGAGCTCGCAGCCCGCGAACACGCGTCCGAATCCGGTCGTATCTTCATCTCGCCTTATAACAATTGGGACGTCCTGGCAGGTCAGGGTACCGTTGCCGTGGAATTATTGGAGCAAATTCCAGATCTGGATGCTGTTTTTGTCACCGTGGGCGGCGGCGGCTTGATCGGCGGCATAGGCTCCTATCTGAAATATGCTTCGCCACGTACGGAGGTGGTTGGCTGCTGGCCAGAGGGATCTCGCGTGCTGTATGAATCGCTCAAGGCCGGTCATATTCTTTCGATGGAAGAGAAGGACACCTTGTCAGAAAGTACGACTGGCGGCGTTGAGGAAGGCTCAATCACCTTTGAAGTTGCTCGCAGTGTCGTGGATTCGATGGTCTTGGTGACCGAGGAAGAGATCCTCAATGCGATGCGTCTGGCCTATAGAGAAAAGAACTGGATCATCGAGGGCGCAGCTGCCGTGGCTCTAGCCGCTTTTATCAAGACCGTGGAAAACTATGCTGGCAAGACAGTAGCCATTGTTATCTGCGGCGGTAATCTTTCTGCGCGTGCTCGTAAGGCGATCTAA
- a CDS encoding ABC transporter permease, producing the protein MLQYVAKRLLLTLPTLFLVSLIVFTLIRLVPGDPAQVLLGDDMNKASVAAMREEMGLNRPLPTQYVTWLSHGIRGNLGVSISTGEPVTSLIFQRFQLSAVVALVAVILATLIAIGAGMIAAWKQNSSIDIAVVGAASLVLAIPSFWLGLLLLLVFGLKFGWLPVVGYIPFAEDAWQWALFLVLPVLTLTIVESGVLTRMMRASSLDVLKMEYVTHARAKGLSELRVLTRHVFPNAFAPTLTLVGLTLGQLIGGIAVIETVFTLPGLGRLMVDAIMARDYPVVQGCLLFTGLVYVVINLVVDLCYPFFDPRVAAN; encoded by the coding sequence ATGCTGCAATATGTTGCCAAGCGGTTGCTGCTGACTCTCCCCACGCTTTTTCTTGTATCGCTCATCGTCTTCACGCTCATACGGCTCGTTCCAGGCGATCCGGCTCAGGTGCTCCTCGGCGACGATATGAATAAAGCATCGGTCGCCGCGATGCGCGAGGAGATGGGACTGAATCGCCCTCTGCCAACACAATACGTCACGTGGCTGTCGCACGGGATTCGCGGCAATCTCGGCGTGTCCATCAGCACTGGCGAACCGGTCACAAGCCTCATCTTTCAGCGCTTCCAACTGTCTGCGGTAGTAGCTTTGGTCGCTGTCATTCTGGCTACCTTGATCGCCATCGGTGCAGGCATGATCGCGGCATGGAAACAAAACAGCTCGATCGATATAGCCGTTGTAGGCGCCGCCTCGCTGGTTCTCGCAATCCCAAGTTTCTGGCTTGGCCTTCTTCTGTTACTGGTGTTTGGTCTCAAATTCGGTTGGCTGCCGGTCGTGGGTTACATTCCGTTCGCTGAAGACGCATGGCAATGGGCGCTCTTTCTTGTGCTTCCCGTCCTCACGCTTACGATCGTCGAAAGTGGCGTACTCACCCGCATGATGCGCGCTTCCTCACTCGACGTCCTGAAGATGGAGTACGTTACACATGCACGAGCCAAGGGCCTTTCCGAACTCAGAGTTCTTACCCGCCATGTCTTCCCAAACGCCTTCGCTCCAACATTGACATTGGTCGGTCTTACGCTTGGTCAACTGATCGGCGGCATTGCAGTCATCGAAACAGTCTTCACTTTGCCTGGCCTTGGCCGCCTCATGGTCGACGCGATTATGGCGCGCGATTATCCAGTCGTTCAGGGATGCCTTCTTTTCACAGGCCTGGTTTATGTCGTGATCAATCTAGTGGTGGATCTCTGCTATCCCTTCTTCGATCCTCGTGTGGCGGCCAACTGA
- a CDS encoding ABC transporter permease, with the protein MRIGRHHFRLNALIGCIFVGILLLSIAVGFAWMPYDPIAIDLDHTLAPPSMAHWLGSDEFGRDVLSRAMLGARISASIAFEATLGALVIGAALGILTGFVRGWTDRLVMMVNDAMLALPGILLALGLIAVLGSGRSSIVLALTLAYLPSVVRVIRGAVLSIRQREYIEASQVAGNSTLYTMGRHVLPNVLPPIIVLGTSVFGWVVLSESALSFLGVGVPPPAPTWGDMLSSSRPYMENATWLSIVPGLCIAFTLLGINLFGDALRDWLDPRNKESA; encoded by the coding sequence ATGCGTATTGGCCGTCATCACTTCCGCCTCAATGCACTCATTGGCTGTATTTTTGTTGGGATACTTCTGCTGTCCATTGCTGTAGGTTTCGCATGGATGCCGTATGATCCGATCGCAATCGACCTCGACCACACGCTGGCACCGCCATCGATGGCCCATTGGCTAGGCTCTGATGAGTTCGGCCGCGATGTTCTCAGTCGCGCCATGTTGGGCGCGCGCATCAGCGCCTCGATCGCCTTCGAGGCGACTTTAGGTGCCCTCGTCATCGGCGCGGCCCTGGGTATCCTCACCGGCTTCGTTCGTGGCTGGACGGATCGTCTCGTCATGATGGTCAACGATGCGATGCTCGCGCTTCCAGGAATTTTGCTTGCTCTCGGTTTGATCGCAGTGCTTGGCTCTGGTCGAAGCAGCATCGTTCTCGCCCTTACGCTCGCCTATCTCCCCTCGGTAGTCCGGGTGATCCGTGGAGCCGTCCTGTCTATTCGTCAGCGAGAATACATCGAGGCTTCCCAGGTTGCCGGAAACAGCACGCTTTACACCATGGGGCGTCACGTTCTACCCAACGTTTTACCGCCGATTATCGTATTGGGTACGAGCGTCTTCGGATGGGTGGTCTTATCGGAGAGCGCCCTCAGCTTCCTTGGCGTTGGCGTGCCGCCACCAGCGCCAACCTGGGGCGATATGCTCTCCTCCTCTCGGCCGTACATGGAAAATGCCACATGGCTCAGCATCGTGCCGGGCCTCTGCATCGCTTTCACATTGCTTGGGATAAACCTCTTTGGCGATGCGCTGCGCGACTGGCTCGATCCTCGAAACAAGGAAAGTGCATGA